Proteins encoded within one genomic window of Aquarana catesbeiana isolate 2022-GZ linkage group LG03, ASM4218655v1, whole genome shotgun sequence:
- the BRD8 gene encoding bromodomain-containing protein 8 isoform X5: protein MAAGIGKHKLLNAGPTEPWSVREKLCLASSVMRSGDQNWVSVSRAIKPFAEPGRPPDWFSQKHCASQYSELLETTETPKRKRGERGEVVETIEDVIVRKLTAERIEELKKLIKDTQEKYRKLKKEAELIQSGHMDSKLEELWNDVVVKKKQEEEEAELKRKATDAAYQARQAAKNIPRRSSSAIGRSSVGSSSPGGEFGLGDLTPSSTEEGSVGVSVGSLPSTPVSSSFIGIPDTPPPPAPLESPLTPVMDDSPQKKTGQKATPPPSPLLSELLKKGSLLPTSPRLVNEGEMALASNHISGSSVLMDVGVLPNLHGGEMHPVPGTIPASPAASGAPTLSRLLEAGPAHFATSLASFSAPAASESPSKSLLTPIESQATIIMMSALPMTAAVPVAQQEDNDSTSDQHTVTVSMDSSDISMIIDSINKECLASSDGSMQNKDESSESKGDLDLAEKMDIAVSYTGEELDFETVGDIIAIIEDKVDDHPEVLDVAAVEAALSFCEENDDPQTLSGPWDHPVQDHSAKSENIAQSLIPRPKDQTCVQTDTLMNIMDMTPEIKSEPPEPEVQPAQSEVTSITPRATFQNEKPEDEMRGTTSNETIKEEEADHQLKTETPQCENSPNEAFPSEEDKGTGSEDNPVLSEPVKAEPTPSSNKDSQAEEEEEEEDVTSEVGSPEEPKEEEAGEEYLSEVDNEPPISESDDGFSIHNAQLQSHTLADSIPSSPASSQFSVCSEDQEAIQAQKIWKKAIMLVWRAAANHRYANVFLQPVTDDIAPGYHSIVQRPMDLSTIKKNIETGIIRTTAEFQRDIMLMFQNAVMYNSSDHDVYHMAVEMQRDVLEQIQQFLATQLIMQTSESGISAKSLRGRDSTRKQDASEKDSVPMGSPAFLLSLFDGGTRGRRCAIEADMKMKK from the exons CATTGTGCCTCGCAGTACTCAGAGCTTTTGGAGACCACAGAGACCCCAAA ACGGAAACGAGGGGAACGAGGAGAGGTTGTGGAGACCATAGAGGATGTAATTGTACGGAAACTGACAGCAGAAAGAATTGAGGAACTGAAAAAGTTAATAAAAGACACGCAGGAGAAATACAG GAAGTTGAAAAAGGAAGCAGAACTGATTCAGAGTGGCCACATGGACAGCAAACTTGAAGAACTGTGGAATGATGTTGTGGT CAAGAAGAAACAAGAAGAAGAGGAAGCGGAGCTGAAGAGAAAGGCTACAGATGCTGCTTACCAAG CTCGCCAGGCAGCTAAGAACATTCCTCGAAGATCTTCATCTGCAATAGGACGTTCGTCTGTTGGCTCATCCTCTCCCGGTGGAGAGTTTGGCCTTGGAGACCTGACACCAAgcagcacagaggagggaagtGTGGGG gtaaGTGTGGGGTCTTTACCAAGCACCCCAGTCTCCTCCTCCTTCATTGGCATTCCTgatacccctcctcctcctgcccctttGGAATCCCCGTTGACCCCTGTGATGGACGACTCTCCCCAGAAAAAGACGGGACAGAAAGCaactccacccccctccccgctgTTATCGGAGCTCCTGAAGAAAGGCAGTCTGTTGCCCACGAGTCCCCGGCTG GTCAATGAAGGGGAAATGGCTTTAGCGTCTAATCATATTTCTGGATCAAGTGTCCTAATGGATGTTGGAGTTCTCCCCAATCTGCATGGAGGTGAGATGCACCCTGTTCCAGGCACAATTCCTGCATCTCCAGCAGCCTCGG GTGCTCCCACTCTTTCCCGGCTTCTAGAAGCTGGTCCTGCACACTTCGCTACATCTCTCGCTTCCTTCTCTGCTCCTGCTGCAAGTGAATCTCCGTCTAAATCTTTGCTGACCCCTATAGAATCCCAGGCTACTATTATTATGATGTCAGCCCTGCCAATGACTGCAGCTGTCCCAG TGGCCCAACAGGAGGATAACGACTCTACTTCCGATCAACACACTGTAACCGTGTCCATGGATAGCAGTGACATTTCTATGATCATAGACTCCATCAATAAAGAATGCTTGGCAAGTAGTGATGGAAGCATGCAAAATAAGGACGAATCATCTGAGAGCAAGGGAGATTTGGACCTAGCAGAAAAGATGGACATTGCTGTATCCTACACTGGGGAGGAATTGGACTTTGAAACTGTTGGTGATATTATTGCAATAATTGAAGACAAG GTGGATGACCATCCTGAGGTTCTAGATGTAGCTGCAGTTGAGGCAGCCCTCTCATTTTGTGAAGAGAATGATGACCCCCAAACGCTTTCTGGACCCTGGGATcatcctgtccaagatcattcagCAAAATCAGAGAACATTGCACAGTCTCTTATCCCAAGGCCCAAAGATCAAACCTGTGTCCAGACAGATACACTAATGAATATCATGGATATGACTCCTGAAATAAAATCAGAACCTCCTGAGCCTGAAGTCCAGCCTGCCCAGTCAGAGGTGACCTCAATTACTCCTCGCGCTACCTTTCAGAATGAAAAACCTGAAGATGAGATGAGAGGGACCACTTCAAATGAGACAATTAAAGAAGAGGAAGCAGATCACCAGCTTAAAACTGAG ACACCACAGTGTGAAAATTCCCCAAATGAAGCGTTTCCTAGTGAAGAAGATAAAGGAACAGGATCTGAAGATAATCCAGTACTAAGTG AACCAGTGAAAGCAGAACCTACACCCAGCAGTAACAAG GACTCACaagcagaggaggaagaggaggaggaagatgtcacAAGTGAAGTTGGCAGTCCAGAGGAGCCCAAGGAAGAAGAGGCTGGAGAAGAGTACCTGTCTGAGGTGGACAATGAGCCACCGATCAGTGAGAGTGATGATGGCTTTAGTATTCATAATGCCCAGCTTCAGTCCCACACTCTTGCTGATTCTATACCTAGCAGTCCAGCATCTTCTCAGTT TTCTGTCTGTAGTGAAGATCAAGAGGCTATCCAAGCTCAGAAGATTTGGAAAAAAGCTATAATGTTGGTGTGGCGAGCAGCAGCCAATCACAG ATATGCCAATGTCTTCCTGCAGCCTGTAACAGATGACATTGCTCCTGGCTATCACAGCATTGTACAAAG GCCTATGGACCTTTCTACGATAAAGAAAAATATTGAGACAGGTATAATTCGAACCACAGCTGAGTTTCAGAGAGACATCATGCTTATGTTCCAGAATGCTGTGATGTATAATAGCTCTGATCATGACGTCTATCATATGGCTGTGGAGATGCAGAGGGATGTATTGGAACAAATTCAG CAATTTTTGGCCACGCAGCTGATTATGCAAACATCCGAATCTGGGATAAGCGCTAAGAGCCTGAGGGGCCGAGATTCTACACGCAAGCAGGATGCCTCTGAAAAG GACAGTGTCCCCATGGGCTCTCctgccttccttctctctctcttt GATGGTGGTACTAGAGGTCGTCGCTGTGCAATTGAAGCAGAtatgaaaatgaagaaatga